The Panicum virgatum strain AP13 chromosome 5K, P.virgatum_v5, whole genome shotgun sequence genome has a window encoding:
- the LOC120707554 gene encoding monothiol glutaredoxin-S5-like, whose protein sequence is MYQAIPYSSARPWLMPAAEAGAVSVKPEPPAAATPGAEEPARPDDAAAGDDGGRAEVERAVAESPVLVVGRRGCCLSHVVKRLLQGLGVNPAVHEVADEAALAGVAPAGGAEAAALPAVFVGGKLLGGLDRLMAVHISGELVPILKKAGALWL, encoded by the coding sequence ATGTACCAGGCGATCCCCTACAGCAGCGCCCGGCCGTGGCTCATGCCGGCGGCCGAGGCGGGCGCCGTCTCCGTGAAGCcggagccgccggcggcggcgacccccGGCGCGGAGGAGCCCGCCCGGCCCGACGACGCCGCGGCGGGGGACGACGGCGGCCGGGCGGAGGTCGAGAGGGCCGTGGCCGAGAGCCCGGTGCTGGTGGTGGGGCGGCGCGGGTGCTGCCTGAGCCACGTCGTGAAGCGGCTGCTGCAGGGGCTCGGGGTGAACCCGGCCGTGCACGAGGTCGCCGACGAGGCCGCGCTCGCCGGGgtcgccccggccggcggcgccgaggccgccgcgctgCCCGCGGTGTTCGTCGGCGGGAAGCTCCTGGGCGGGCTGGACCGGCTCATGGCCGTCCacatctccggcgagctcgtgcCCATCCTCAAGAAGGCCGGCGCCCTCTGGCTCTAA